In the genome of Terribacillus sp. FSL K6-0262, one region contains:
- the araA gene encoding L-arabinose isomerase yields the protein MLQVKPYVFWFVTGSQHLYGEETLDQVKGNSEDLIHKLNAQGTLPFPIIFKEVLTNASDIQRVSLEANADPECAGLITWMHTFSPAKMWIGGLKALQKPLLHLHTQYNRDVPWDSIDMDFMNLNQAAHGDREFGFMGTRLNKARKVIVGYWGSRDVQKRMADWMTTAVGFNESQQIKVARFGDNMRTVAVTDGDKVEAQIKFGWTVDYYGIGDLAAEMKEVSDADVEELMEAYKEAYDLPAEKDKLASIREQARIEASLKRFLDRGGYQAFSTNFEDLHGMKQLPGLAVQHLMAQGYGFAGEGDWRTAALVRLLKAMANNEKTSFMEDYTYHLEEGNELILGSHMLEVCPTVAADRPSIQVHPLGIGGKEDPARIVFDGIAGEAINVSIIELGGRFRMVINKVDAVEAEKDTPNLPVAKILWKPQPSLSEATEAWIYAGGAHHTALTFALTAEQLEDFAEMVGIECVTIDNATSLKQFRKELEWNKAVWK from the coding sequence ATGCTGCAAGTAAAGCCATATGTGTTTTGGTTCGTGACAGGAAGTCAGCATTTATACGGGGAAGAGACACTCGATCAGGTGAAAGGGAACTCTGAGGATCTCATCCATAAGCTGAATGCGCAAGGAACGCTGCCATTTCCGATCATCTTCAAGGAGGTGCTCACCAATGCAAGCGATATCCAGCGGGTCAGCCTGGAGGCGAATGCAGATCCGGAATGTGCCGGTTTGATCACTTGGATGCATACATTCTCTCCTGCAAAGATGTGGATAGGCGGTTTGAAGGCGCTTCAGAAACCGCTTTTGCATCTGCATACGCAATACAACCGTGATGTACCGTGGGATTCGATCGATATGGACTTTATGAACCTCAACCAGGCTGCCCATGGCGATCGCGAGTTTGGTTTCATGGGAACCCGTCTCAATAAAGCGAGAAAGGTGATTGTCGGGTATTGGGGCAGCCGGGATGTGCAAAAGCGTATGGCGGACTGGATGACGACGGCTGTCGGCTTCAACGAAAGTCAGCAGATCAAGGTAGCTCGTTTTGGAGATAATATGCGCACGGTAGCCGTAACGGACGGCGACAAGGTCGAAGCACAGATCAAATTTGGCTGGACTGTCGATTATTATGGGATAGGTGATCTGGCAGCGGAGATGAAAGAGGTATCGGATGCTGATGTCGAGGAGCTCATGGAAGCTTACAAAGAAGCCTATGATCTGCCGGCAGAAAAAGATAAGCTCGCTTCTATCCGGGAACAAGCCCGGATAGAAGCGTCATTGAAACGGTTCTTGGATCGCGGCGGCTACCAGGCGTTCAGCACGAACTTCGAAGATTTGCATGGGATGAAGCAGCTGCCCGGCCTTGCCGTCCAGCATTTGATGGCACAGGGCTATGGATTTGCCGGAGAAGGGGATTGGCGAACGGCGGCACTCGTGCGTTTGCTGAAAGCAATGGCGAACAATGAAAAGACCTCCTTCATGGAGGACTATACGTACCATTTGGAAGAGGGCAATGAACTGATATTGGGATCCCATATGCTGGAGGTTTGCCCCACAGTTGCCGCTGATCGTCCATCCATCCAAGTGCATCCGCTCGGGATCGGCGGTAAGGAAGACCCGGCGCGGATTGTATTCGATGGTATTGCAGGGGAGGCAATCAATGTTTCCATCATCGAGCTTGGCGGCCGTTTCCGTATGGTCATCAATAAAGTGGATGCAGTCGAAGCGGAAAAAGACACACCGAATTTACCGGTTGCCAAGATACTGTGGAAGCCGCAGCCATCCTTGAGCGAAGCAACGGAAGCTTGGATTTATGCTGGCGGCGCCCACCATACCGCTCTTACATTTGCGCTCACGGCAGAGCAGCTCGAAGACTTTGCCGAGATGGTCGGTATTGAATGTGTGACAATCGATAATGCTACAAGCCTGAAGCAGTTCCGGAAAGAACTGGAGTGGAATAAGGCGGTGTGGAAATAA
- a CDS encoding PTS lactose/cellobiose transporter subunit IIA — MKETLEEMQQAAFQIIAHAGDARSHYVEAMRLARERDFEGAKSAMASGDKAYNQIHKVHVSFIQREATGELLPFSLLLAHAEDQMLSSETIKIMASEFLALCSELLPVSK, encoded by the coding sequence GTGAAAGAGACGTTAGAAGAAATGCAGCAGGCAGCTTTCCAGATCATAGCGCATGCTGGAGACGCTCGAAGTCATTACGTAGAGGCCATGCGCTTGGCAAGGGAAAGAGATTTCGAGGGAGCGAAATCTGCAATGGCATCAGGAGATAAAGCATATAACCAGATTCATAAAGTGCATGTTTCCTTTATCCAGAGAGAAGCTACAGGAGAACTGCTGCCATTTTCGCTCCTTCTTGCACATGCGGAGGATCAGATGCTATCGAGTGAAACAATCAAGATAATGGCAAGTGAGTTTTTGGCGTTGTGTAGTGAACTGCTTCCTGTTTCAAAGTAA
- a CDS encoding amidohydrolase translates to MQTSQNVYERISEILEGKSSKLISVSDRIWDFAETRYEEIQSAEIQAVTLEAEGFEVQRQAGGIGTAFVGGFGSGYPVIAFLGEYDALSGLSQQAGTAAKDPIAEGGNGHGCGHNLLGTGAMGAAIAVKELLEETGLQGTVRYYGCPAEEGGGGKAFMARAGLFDDVDIALTWHPWDENRVYHARMLATCQVYFRFAGTSSHAAFSPHLGRSALDAVELMNIGANFLREHIIPEGQLHYAITDAGGMSPNVVQPNAEVLYKIRAPKISQVEAILERVKDIAKGAALMTGTELKIQFDASSADLIPNATLGKLIQKHLEATEAPSYTEEEYTFAKEVQQTFSTEEKAMIEKNDNKVIAQGVLDFPAEPGFFKGSTDVGDVSWLVPVGQIYVTTCAFATPFHSWQLVTQGKSSIAHKGMLFTSKVLAAAAMELLDKPEMLEGIKAEHEANLGGETYRSLIPADTKPAPIKRKKSH, encoded by the coding sequence TTGCAAACAAGCCAGAATGTCTACGAAAGAATATCGGAAATCCTGGAAGGTAAAAGCAGCAAACTGATTTCTGTCAGTGACCGTATATGGGACTTTGCGGAAACGAGATACGAAGAGATTCAATCTGCTGAAATACAGGCAGTTACTTTGGAAGCGGAAGGTTTTGAGGTGCAGCGGCAAGCAGGAGGCATCGGGACGGCATTTGTGGGTGGCTTCGGAAGCGGATATCCGGTCATTGCATTCCTGGGGGAGTACGATGCATTGTCTGGTTTGAGCCAGCAGGCAGGCACCGCAGCAAAGGATCCGATTGCGGAAGGAGGAAACGGACATGGCTGCGGGCATAATCTGCTGGGAACTGGTGCAATGGGAGCGGCTATTGCGGTGAAGGAGCTGCTGGAGGAGACTGGGTTGCAGGGAACAGTGCGGTATTATGGGTGTCCAGCAGAAGAAGGGGGAGGCGGAAAAGCCTTCATGGCCCGAGCCGGCCTGTTTGACGATGTGGATATAGCGCTGACATGGCATCCTTGGGACGAAAACCGGGTCTACCATGCAAGGATGCTTGCGACATGTCAGGTGTATTTCCGTTTTGCTGGTACAAGCAGTCATGCCGCCTTCAGCCCGCACCTCGGCAGAAGCGCACTGGATGCGGTCGAGCTGATGAACATCGGAGCTAATTTCCTGCGGGAGCATATCATCCCGGAGGGGCAGCTGCATTATGCGATAACTGACGCTGGCGGTATGAGCCCGAATGTCGTCCAGCCGAATGCAGAGGTTCTTTATAAGATCCGTGCCCCGAAAATCAGTCAGGTCGAAGCGATCCTGGAGCGGGTGAAAGATATTGCCAAAGGGGCAGCCCTGATGACAGGTACCGAATTGAAGATCCAATTCGATGCTTCGTCAGCTGACTTGATCCCGAATGCGACATTAGGAAAGCTGATACAAAAGCATCTGGAAGCGACCGAAGCACCCAGCTATACGGAAGAGGAATACACGTTTGCCAAAGAGGTGCAGCAAACATTCAGTACAGAAGAAAAAGCAATGATAGAGAAAAATGATAATAAGGTTATTGCGCAAGGTGTTCTGGATTTCCCGGCAGAACCAGGCTTCTTTAAAGGATCCACAGACGTCGGCGATGTCAGCTGGCTTGTCCCTGTTGGGCAAATCTATGTCACAACCTGCGCATTTGCTACGCCATTCCATAGCTGGCAGCTTGTCACCCAAGGAAAATCATCGATTGCTCATAAAGGCATGCTGTTCACCAGCAAAGTACTGGCTGCAGCCGCCATGGAATTATTGGATAAGCCCGAGATGCTCGAAGGAATAAAAGCGGAACACGAGGCTAATCTTGGCGGAGAAACGTATAGGTCATTGATCCCGGCTGATACGAAGCCAGCACCGATTAAAAGAAAAAAATCACACTAA
- a CDS encoding IS1182 family transposase (programmed frameshift), producing the protein MLNSRENDQTALEIVTIEELVPENHLLRKIETHIDFSFIREKVRPYYSADNGRPSLDPLVLFKMIFIGYLFGIRSERQLEKEIQTNIAYRWFLGLKLTDPVPHHSTISWNRCNRFKGTDIFQQIFDEIVEQAMKHRMVGGRVLFTDSTHLKANANKRKFIKKEVQEATRSYQEELDKAIQEERTKQGKKPLKSREEVTETKVVKESTTDPESGYMYREGKPEGFFYLDHRTTDMKYNIITDVHVTAGNVHDSRPYLERLERQKERFNFDVEAVALDSGYLTTPICHALNEQNIFAVIGHRRFHPTKGLMPKWKFKYVPEKDHYVCPNGQTLPLRTTNREGYKEYASDPKQCTACPLLATCTKSRNHRKVITRHVWEGSKDWVRENRLSHSGKLLYKLRKETIERSFADAKQLHGLRYCRLRGREKVQEQALMTATCQNIKKIANHLAKLG; encoded by the exons ATGTTAAATTCCAGAGAGAATGACCAAACAGCTCTTGAAATCGTAACTATAGAAGAACTTGTCCCTGAAAACCACCTATTGCGTAAGATAGAAACCCACATAGATTTCTCCTTCATCCGTGAAAAAGTTCGTCCTTATTATTCGGCGGACAATGGCCGTCCTTCCCTAGATCCTCTTGTCCTCTTTAAAATGATCTTTATCGGCTACCTTTTCGGTATCCGTTCCGAAAGGCAATTAGAGAAAGAAATCCAGACAAACATTGCTTACCGTTGGTTTTTAGGACTTAAACTCACGGACCCAGTCCCTCACCACTCTACAATAAGCTGGAATCGTTGTAATCGATTCAAGGGCACAGATATCTTCCAACAAATCTTTGATGAAATTGTAGAACAGGCAATGAAGCATCGTATGGTTGGAGGACGCGTCTTATTCACTGATTCCACCCACTTAAAAGCCAATGCGAATAAAAGAAAGTTCATCAAGAAGGAAGTACAGGAAGCTACTCGTTCATATCAGGAAGAATTGGATAAAGCAATCCAAGAAGAACGTACAAAACAAGGAAAAAAGC CTTTAAAGTCACGAGAGGAGGTGACAGAAACGAAAGTAGTGAAAGAAAGCACGACTGATCCAGAGAGTGGCTATATGTATCGAGAAGGAAAGCCTGAAGGCTTTTTCTACTTAGATCATAGAACTACGGATATGAAATATAATATTATTACCGATGTCCATGTCACGGCCGGAAATGTGCACGATTCACGGCCTTATTTGGAGCGCCTTGAACGACAGAAGGAACGCTTTAATTTTGATGTGGAAGCTGTCGCTCTGGACTCCGGTTATCTCACTACGCCAATCTGTCACGCCTTGAATGAACAGAATATTTTCGCTGTCATCGGTCACCGACGTTTTCATCCTACTAAAGGATTAATGCCTAAATGGAAGTTCAAGTATGTCCCAGAGAAAGATCATTATGTTTGTCCAAACGGACAAACATTACCTCTGCGAACAACAAATCGAGAAGGGTATAAAGAATACGCATCTGACCCTAAACAATGTACTGCTTGCCCACTGTTGGCCACATGTACGAAATCAAGAAATCATCGAAAAGTTATCACAAGGCATGTTTGGGAAGGTAGTAAAGATTGGGTGCGGGAAAATCGCCTGAGCCACTCAGGAAAGTTATTATATAAATTGCGAAAAGAAACGATAGAGCGAAGCTTTGCGGATGCGAAACAACTCCACGGGCTTCGCTATTGTAGGTTACGAGGAAGAGAAAAAGTGCAGGAACAGGCGCTGATGACAGCGACCTGTCAGAACATAAAAAAGATAGCCAACCACCTAGCAAAGCTAGGATAG
- a CDS encoding PTS sugar transporter subunit IIB, protein MKRILLACSAGMSTSMVVSKMKKAAEALEDEYYIYAIPEGAIEEELLAHHEEVVVIMLGPQVRFAKRATEKRAKPYGIPVDVMDVRLYGTADGEKLLEKALQLASQRQ, encoded by the coding sequence ATGAAGCGAATTCTATTGGCTTGCTCAGCAGGTATGTCAACATCGATGGTTGTGTCCAAAATGAAAAAAGCGGCGGAAGCATTAGAAGACGAATACTATATTTATGCCATACCGGAAGGAGCAATAGAGGAAGAATTACTAGCTCATCATGAAGAAGTGGTTGTCATCATGCTAGGTCCTCAGGTTCGATTTGCAAAGCGAGCAACAGAAAAGCGGGCAAAGCCATATGGAATCCCTGTCGATGTAATGGATGTAAGGCTGTATGGCACCGCTGATGGGGAAAAATTATTGGAAAAAGCGCTGCAGCTGGCAAGTCAGCGACAATAG
- a CDS encoding ribulokinase: MGKDKFAIGIDYGTKSGRAVLVRLRDGMEMAEHVTEYQHGVMDVKLPHLDKALGYEWALQHPMDYLDVLRQSVPAVIQAAKEDPADVIGLGIDFTACTILPVDVNLEPLCFDKAFRDNPHSWVKLWKHHAAQEEANRLNEIAGERGEAFLARYGGKISSEWMVPKIWQIVNEAPEIYEAADQFIEATDWVISQLTGELKRNSCTAGYKAIWHKQDGYPSADFFASLHPAMRDLTDTKLRGDVYPLGTKAGELQDDFAAAMNLSPGIAIAVGNVDAHAAVPAMGVVTPGKMVMAMGTSICHMLLGTEERTVEGMCGVVEDGIIEGYYGYEAGQSAVGDIFGWFVEEQVPAYVHRQAEAAGKNIHQWLEERASAYRPGETGLLALDWMNGNRSVLVDTELSGLVLGLTLATKPEEVYRALLEATAFGTRKIVDAFHKSGVAVEELYACGGLPQKNKLLLQIFADVTNRPIYISDSVQTPAVGAAMFGAVAAGAEAGGYDSILEAADRMARVKKDVIQPIPENVEIYDLLYQEYNKLHDYFGRGDNDVMKRLKAIRSQSERKLTLQ, translated from the coding sequence ATGGGGAAGGATAAATTTGCGATTGGAATTGATTATGGAACAAAGTCCGGCAGAGCGGTGCTCGTCCGGCTGCGAGATGGGATGGAAATGGCTGAGCATGTGACGGAATACCAGCATGGTGTCATGGACGTGAAGCTGCCGCATTTGGATAAGGCGTTGGGATATGAGTGGGCGCTGCAGCATCCGATGGATTATCTTGATGTGCTGCGTCAATCCGTTCCGGCAGTCATCCAGGCAGCCAAGGAAGATCCAGCTGATGTCATTGGCTTGGGCATCGATTTTACTGCTTGTACCATTTTACCGGTGGATGTGAATCTGGAACCATTGTGCTTTGATAAAGCTTTCCGTGATAACCCGCACAGCTGGGTGAAGCTCTGGAAACATCATGCTGCCCAGGAGGAAGCGAATAGGCTGAATGAAATTGCCGGAGAGCGGGGGGAGGCCTTCCTTGCTCGCTATGGCGGGAAAATTTCTTCGGAATGGATGGTTCCGAAAATTTGGCAGATTGTAAATGAAGCACCGGAAATCTATGAAGCTGCTGATCAGTTCATTGAAGCGACCGACTGGGTGATATCCCAATTGACAGGCGAACTGAAAAGAAATAGCTGTACGGCTGGATATAAAGCGATTTGGCATAAGCAGGATGGCTATCCATCAGCCGACTTCTTTGCCAGCCTGCATCCTGCCATGCGGGATTTGACTGACACGAAACTGCGGGGGGATGTCTATCCGCTTGGTACGAAGGCTGGTGAACTGCAGGATGACTTTGCAGCTGCCATGAATCTGTCTCCAGGTATTGCAATCGCAGTGGGGAATGTCGATGCCCATGCGGCGGTTCCGGCAATGGGGGTTGTAACGCCTGGCAAGATGGTGATGGCAATGGGGACATCCATTTGCCATATGCTGCTCGGGACAGAAGAGCGGACAGTCGAAGGCATGTGCGGAGTGGTCGAGGATGGCATCATTGAAGGCTACTACGGCTATGAAGCGGGGCAATCTGCCGTTGGGGATATTTTTGGCTGGTTCGTGGAGGAGCAGGTTCCGGCTTATGTTCATCGTCAAGCAGAAGCGGCCGGCAAGAATATTCATCAATGGCTGGAAGAGAGAGCGAGCGCTTATCGGCCTGGAGAGACTGGTTTATTGGCGCTTGACTGGATGAACGGCAACCGTTCGGTACTGGTCGATACGGAATTGAGCGGATTGGTGCTTGGGCTGACGCTGGCGACTAAGCCGGAAGAAGTGTACCGTGCATTGCTGGAAGCCACAGCGTTCGGCACGAGGAAAATTGTCGATGCTTTCCATAAAAGCGGAGTTGCGGTGGAGGAGCTTTATGCATGCGGCGGTCTGCCGCAGAAGAATAAATTGCTTTTGCAGATTTTTGCAGACGTGACGAACCGCCCGATCTACATTTCGGATTCGGTACAAACACCGGCTGTGGGCGCGGCGATGTTCGGTGCTGTAGCAGCTGGAGCAGAAGCAGGCGGATATGACAGCATCCTTGAAGCTGCCGATAGGATGGCCAGGGTGAAGAAAGATGTCATTCAGCCGATACCGGAAAATGTGGAGATCTATGATTTGCTTTATCAGGAATACAACAAGCTGCATGACTATTTCGGCCGGGGGGATAACGACGTAATGAAGCGTCTGAAAGCAATCCGTTCACAGTCTGAAAGAAAATTGACACTACAGTAA
- a CDS encoding YjjG family noncanonical pyrimidine nucleotidase codes for MKKQYDALFFDVDNTILDFTKTEQEALPLLFQQHGLPTDEAAMTAYRTINQRLWSSFEKGEIDRDTVVSSRFTEFFALYDRQVDGADLDAAYRELLARGRHMIAGAAEVLEKLSKHYPLYIVTNGVSDTQFRRLEATGLLPYFQSVFVSEDTGYQKPMAGFFDYVFERVPGIEPGESLIIGDSLVADIQGGNMAGMDTCWFNPGRLPNHLPLTPDYEITKLEELLEMLK; via the coding sequence ATGAAGAAACAATACGATGCACTATTTTTCGACGTAGATAATACCATCCTCGACTTTACAAAAACGGAACAAGAAGCCCTTCCGCTTCTATTCCAGCAGCACGGCCTGCCTACAGATGAAGCTGCCATGACTGCATACCGCACCATCAACCAACGATTATGGAGTTCATTTGAAAAAGGGGAAATCGACCGGGATACCGTCGTCAGTTCCAGATTCACAGAGTTTTTCGCACTGTATGACCGACAAGTAGACGGAGCCGATCTGGACGCTGCCTATCGAGAACTTCTGGCTCGGGGAAGACATATGATTGCCGGCGCCGCCGAGGTCCTTGAAAAACTATCCAAGCACTATCCGCTGTATATTGTGACCAACGGCGTTTCCGACACGCAATTCCGCCGCCTTGAGGCTACCGGGCTGCTGCCATACTTCCAGTCTGTTTTTGTTTCAGAAGATACAGGCTACCAAAAACCGATGGCAGGTTTCTTTGATTACGTATTCGAACGGGTTCCAGGTATAGAACCTGGGGAATCCTTGATCATCGGCGACTCCCTGGTAGCTGATATCCAAGGTGGAAATATGGCGGGGATGGACACATGCTGGTTCAATCCTGGAAGACTGCCGAATCATCTGCCGCTTACCCCGGACTATGAAATCACTAAGTTGGAGGAATTGCTGGAGATGTTGAAATAG